Part of the Sebastes umbrosus isolate fSebUmb1 unplaced genomic scaffold, fSebUmb1.pri scaffold_221_arrow_ctg1, whole genome shotgun sequence genome is shown below.
tcattattattattatcattattattattattattattattattattatcatcattattattattatcattattattattattattattattattatcattattattattcttgttatataataacaagaataataataatgataataataataataacaataacaggttgaaaacattttgttaatatttgtaaaacaacaaatcaacagaaatcaggttatttttatttaaaataaaacaaataataatatataatataatataataatattatatattattatattatattataaatgtattttaataatacaatCTCACTTCTTTTGTTTCCTGTGTGGGAAACAACCAGCTGCCCCCCCCACATGTGtgtctctgacctttgacctctgaaccCTGCCCCCCAGGGGGCAGAGTCAGGAGCCCctcctgatgatgtcactgtggATGCTACAGATTAaccagcagaagaagaagaagaagagtctgATATGAACACGGAGGTCTCATCAGAGCTGAAACATTATTGATCAgtagttattaataataataataataatggatcCGTCTGCAGCTTCAGGGTTTCTATCGTTCATCTAAAGTGTCAGAAGCAGCTGACCTCTgagctctgacctctgacctctgaactctgaactcatcttgttgttgttgttgtgtaaaGGGTTAACGGTGTAAACGTAGAAGCGGTCAGTCAGATGGTGTTttctacttcctgtctgtgttgttgttgttgttgtcgtcgtcgtcgtcgtcgtcgtcagTAGAGACGTCAGTTTAGTCAGATTAATTTATATTTGAAGACAgaaacattgtttgtttttgtcccaTAAATGTAAagagggttttgttttgttctgtaaaGGGTTAATGGTGTAAACGTTTTGTCCGTCATGTTTCAGCGGTACGGAAGCTCGATTCTGCCAAGAACAAAATATCAAGAGATCAAATGAATTAAAGaattaaaacaatgttttcatttcaaaatgataggaaagttatttttttaataactcaaattaaatttaaatgatCAGAATGAACCACACGGTCCATTTaatagctgttctggagcttttgatcgtATCACATGGTCTTCATCTGCAGATTTGAAAGCCTTTGAGCCGACAGGAGGAGAtttaaacattataataaaCTCTGCTGAGGAAGACCATGTGATGCggctgaaagctccagaactaAACGGACCTCGTAGTCGGTCAGTAGTTTGAGTTTGTGCTGTTCAGAACCTCACAGAGAAACAACCGTTTCATCATCGTGTTGAACAGAACCGGGCTTCCGTACCGATCAGACTCTGTTACCATGGTGACCAGGAGTACAGCCTGAACTCTGTTGGTTCGTTAGTGTttaataaagacagaaatagaaacacacacacagctgctccGACTCattattaacaataacaatcacaatctatatgaaataataataatgagtagAAAAGGTGATCcggatcaatcaatcaatcaatcaatcaaagaGGTGAGTATCAGAGAGACTGAGATGTGATCAGTCATCAGTCTGTGCTGCCTCCTGCtggtcacatcacatcacatcactgagagacacgatgacatcactgagaGACACGATAACATCACTGAGAGacacgatgacatcacatcactgaGAGACACAATGACATCACTGAGAGacacgatgacatcactgagaGACACGATAACATCACTGAGAGacacgatgacatcacatcactgaGAGACACAATGACATCACTGAGAGacacgatgacatcactgagagacacgatgacatcactgagagacacgatgacatcactgagaGACACAATGACATCACTGAGAGacacgatgacatcactgagaGACACGATAACATCACTGAGAGacacgatgacatcacatcactgagagacacgatgacatcactgagagacacgatgacatcactgagaGACACAATGACATCACTGAGAGacacgatgacatcactgagagacacgatgacatcacatcactgagagacacgatgacatcactgagaGACACGATGACATCACGATGACATCACGCTTCATCACCACtgaactattattattaatattattattaataatattgttattatatcaGCCGGTAAATATatgattataattaaataataataagtatattGGCTCTATAAAAAACCCTATATAACTTTGATCCAAAAGCTGAatgaattaatataaataaatatatatatatatatttatatataaatatgtatatatatatatatatatatatatatatatatcctcctTTATATCCTGGTTCagtctggttcagtctggttcagtctggttcagtctggtctgtctggttcagtctggttcagtctggttcagtctggtctgtctggttcagtctggttcagtctggtCTGTCTGGTCCAATCTGGTTCagtctggttcagtctggtCCAGTCTGGTTCAGTCTAGTCCagtctggttcagtctggttcagtctggtctgtctggttcagtctggtctgtctggttcagtctggtctgtctggttcagtctggttcagtctggttcagtctggtctgtctggttcagtctggtccagtctggttcagtctggtctgtctggttcagtctggttcagtctggttcagtctggtCCAGTCTGGTTCAGTCTAGTCTgtctggttcagtctggttcagtctggtccagtctggttcagtctggtctgtctggttcagtctggtctgtctggttcagtctggttcagtctggtccagtctggttcagtctggtctgtctggttcagtctggttcagtctggtccagtctggttcagtctggtctgtctggttcagtctggttcagtctggtctgtctggttcagtctggttcagtctggtccagtctggttcagtctggtctgtctggttcagtctggtccagtctggttcagtctggttcagtctggttcagtctggtccagtctggttcagtctggtctgtctggttcagtctggttCGGTCTGGTCCagtctggttcagtctggtctgtctggttcagtctggtccagtctggttcagtctggtctgtctgtctgaaggaGGTGTggtcatctcctcctccctctcctggcGGTAgttgctggagcagctgacattAATCATCAATCAACACTCTTCAGTATATTACCCCTGGTCTTCTTGCCATTCATCTCCAGATCGTTATCTCCACAGTGGTAGTACTTTCAGGCTCTCTTACATTGCTCGTTAGTTTTTGACTTTGTCTCTGTTCACTTTTGTAGCTTTTGGTGCTCATCCTATTTTTGTCCTTTGGTCCTAGTGTGGTATGCTTACCTGCCAGCTGCCTCCACTTCCTGTGATTCCTACCTGCCCACTCTCCAACATCATTGCTTCTCCTCGGATCACAGTGGACTGGAAACATCATCTGGAGGAACACTGGAACCCCAGCATGCTCCTCGCTCCCTTGAAGACTCTGTCTTCAATCCCAGCCACATTGGACTCTGAGAAACCTCGCCCTGTCCaccatttaaatgtattatttattaataacttCTCTTTGTTACTACTTTAAACCTGGACTAgtgtgtgctgcttttgggTCCACGTTTTGTTTCACCAGAACATAacacatagtgcttctcacctgccgacatagagaaacagcccatagtgatctgaataacatctgtagagaccctccctgtgatttatcacacactttttggataagacattcatgtgttaatgaaaagaacaaaacaaaaaaatatacaaaatatatatttaatatatatatatatatatatatatatatatattatatatatatatatataaatatacgaaaaaacgaaaaacccacgtgactcctgttcttcaattaaaaatgaataatgacaaaaggaattcgcaaaaacaaaaaacggccCAGAGGTCTGGGTATCAGGTCTGGGTATCAGGTCTGGGTATCAGGTCTGGGTATGGGTCTGGGTATGGGTCTGGGTATCAGGTCTGGGTATCGGGTCTGGGTATCGGGTCTGGGTATCGGGTCTGGGTATCGGGTCTGGGTATGGGTCTGGGTATCAGGTCTGGGTATCAGGTCTGGGTATCAGGTCTGGGTATCAGGTCTGGGTATGGGTCTGGGTATCAGGTCTGGGTATCAGGTCTGGGTATGGGTCTGGGTatgggtctgggtatcatcggatattccgtttttcctttggaattcagaaaggaaaaaacgtttttttattttttcgttttaaaccaaaaaccaggaaacggccgttttctcgtttttggtttctgaatcaaaaaatgaaaaacgaacccaaaccgggccgtttgtttgtttttgcgaattccttttctcattattcgtttttaattgaagaacggaagtcacgtgggtttttcgttttttcgttttaaaccacaaacgaaaaacggaatcacgtggtgctctgtttgttttttgtttccaaacgaaaaatgaaaaaaacaaattaaaaaaacgatccgatttagtttcttcaagtttctttctgtcattttctgttttgagtCGAAGAGCgcagaacggcagtcacgtgacccggAAGTgaagcaaacatgtcaaaattactacacttttatagaatgaccaaactatcttcttgacttttattttgacatgtttgcttcACTTCGCTttggtttgggttcgtttttcattttttgattcagaaaccagaaacgagaaaacggccgtttcctggtttttggtttaaaacgaaaaaataaaaaaacgttttttcctttctgaattccaaaggaaaaacggaatatccgatgatacccagacccatacccagacctgatacccagacctgatacccagacccatacccagacctgatacccagacctgatacccagacctgatacccagacctgatacccagacctgatacccagacccatacccagacctgatacccagacctgatacccagacctgatacccagacctgatacccagacctgatacccagacccatacccagacctgatacccagacctgatacccagacccatacccagacctgatacccagacctgatacccagacccatacccagacctgatacccagacctgatacccagacccagacccagacctgATACCCAGACCTGATACCCAGACCTGATACCCAGACCCATACCCAGACCCGATACCCAGACCCGATACCCAGACCCATACCCAGACCTGATACCCAGACCCATACCCAGACCCATACCCAGACCTGATACCCAGACCTGATACCCAGACCCATACCCAGACCTGATACCCAGACCTGATACCCAGACCTGATACCCAGACCCATACCCAGACCCATACCCAGACCTGATACCCAGACCTGATACCCAGACCTGATACCCAGACCCATACCCAGACCCATACCAAGACCTGATACCCAGACCTGATACCCAGACCTGATACCCAGACCCATACCCAGACCTGATACCCAGACCTGATACCCAGACCCATACCCAGACCTGATACCCAGACCTGATACCCAGACCATACCCAGACCCATACCCAGACCTGATACCCAGACCATACCCAGACCCATACCCAGACCTGATACCCAGACCTGATACCCAGACCTGATACCCAGACCCATACCCAGACCTGATACCCAGACCTGATACCCAGACCTGATACCCAGACCTGATACCCAGACCATACCCAGACCGTCCTGttatgtttgtcacagctctttgtttatgttttcgctatgcttcttttgtatgtgaatgtttttaatgttttctgctgttactatggatactaacatttagaaattaaaataataaaaaaaagggctTTGGGATCACCCAGTGACGTCACAACGCACGACCGCAACTCCGAGCTTCACTGCGCATGCGTGGAACCTCACAGCTCAACACTGTTTCAATAGGCGGGGAGACAAAGAGACACGCCATTGGTCAGAACTGCTCCGTCAGAGCTTCCTATTGGCCGGTGGAGTCGCCCCGCCAGTGGAGCAGATGCAGCGGCATTATGAAAGCTCACTAACGGCCTGATGGAGGCTGCAGTCAGCAGGGCTTAGATAGAGCAGTGTTAGCGGGTTGTTAGCGGGACTAGCGGATAGTGCCAGGATGTGTTGAGAGAAGCAGCTGGTTGTTGTTGGTTCGCAGTCAAACTGAGCTAACGAagctaacggagctaacggaGCTAACGAAGCTAACGGAGCTAACGAAGCTAACGAagctaacggagctaacggaGCTAACGAAGCTAACGAAGCTAACGAAGCTAACGAAGCTAACGAAGCTAACGGAGCTAACGAAGCTAACGGAGCTAACGAAGCTAACGGAGCTAACGAAGCTAACGAAGCTAACGAagctaacggagctaacggaGCTAACGAAGCTAACGGAGCTAACGAAGCTAACGAAGCTAACGAAGCTAACGAagctaacggagctaacggagctaacggaGGATCTGATCTGATGCGAGCAGGAAGCTAACGTGGCTAGCAGCTGTTAGCGGTGTTTAGTGTCCGTTAATAGTTCCAGTCTGTCGGCCACAGTCCTGATGAGCTGCCCGCAGAACCTCCAGAACCTCCAGAACCTCCCGTCCGGACTGATGGAAGCCGTCTTTACTCCAGAGAACCTGACAGGAAGGTGAGTTCATGTTAGCACACCTGGGTCAGGTAATAACAACACCTGGGTCAGGTAATAACAACacgttgatgatgatgaacGAGTTGATTCAGAATAAAGGTGAGCAGTGAAACCaggtgatctctctctctctctctctctctgtctctctctctctctctctctctctctctctctctctctgtctctctctctctctctctctctctctgtctctctctctctctctgtctctctctctctctctgtctctctctctctctctctctctctctctctctctctctctcgtggaTCAGGAGCTCCatgaactctctctctccacttagTTTCCCCAAATCCAGATCAGCTCTGTGGGACGGCAGCCCTGCTGGAGACCAGCTCCACCTCCAGCTCTGTGCTCACAGGTAAACACCTACACACCTGTACACACCTATATACACCTGGAGACCAGCTCCAGCTCTGTGCTCACAGGTAAACacctacacacctacacacacacagctactaatacaggtgtgtgtgtgtgtgtgtgtgtgtgtgtgtgtgtgtgtgtaggatgcCTCATCTGGTGCTGGTGGAGAAAGCTCTGCGTCTGGCTCAGCGTCACGCCCGTCACAGCAACAAGCCCCGCCTCCTGTGTTTCCTCCTGGGGTCAGTGAGCGTCGACGCAGGTAAGAGTTCACCTGATCTACTGACGGGGGTCCAGAACCGCCTCCGGTAGTCTGATAGATCCACCAGAACCGCCTCCGGTAGTCTGATAGATCCATCAGAACCGCCTCCGGTAGTCTGATAGATCCATCAGAACCGTCTCCGGTAGTCGGATGGATCCATTAGAACTGCCTCTGGCCAATAAGTATCTCCTCCTCAGCTGTGATTGATCCAGGTTCTGACTCTGGTGTTACCTGTCCTCTGGTCCAGATGAAGAGGGGGTCACCGTGACTCTGGACCGCTTCGATCCGGGTCGGGACCAGGCCGGAGCCTCGGGCCGGGTCccctctgctccgctgctgCCTGGAGACGTCCCGGTTCCCTGTTGGTTCTCCTCCTCGCAGACCGAGACCACGTCCGAGGCTGTCGTCCAATCAGAGGCTGAGCTGCACCGCTGCTTCAAGGTGAGTGGGACACCTGCAGCTCAGAGGTCAGCGTCCCGTCCATCAGAGACTGAACTGCTGTTTGAGCTTCATCTCTTTAGACTGGATTTATAGTCGTGTGTTCAGtagttattatgggatgttgcTGCATTCATGCAACGTTGTCAGAATGTGAAgaacagaggcctgtactacggaGCGAGTCCAACATAGCCAGGGTATCTCCGTCGTCCCCAGGGTATCTCCGTCGTCCCCAGGGTATCTCCGTCGTCCCCAGGGTATCTCCGTCGTCCCCAGGGTATCTCCATCGTCCCCAGGGTATCTCCAGCATAGCCAGGGTATCTCCAGCATAGCCAGGGTATCTCCAGCATAGCCAGGGTATCTCCTGGTTATcaacatggactagtctacagaccaatcacagacatggactagtctttagaccaatcacagacatggactagtctttagaccaatcacagacatggactagtctttAGACCAATCGCAGACATGGaccagtctactgaccaatcgcagacatggaccagtctactgaccaatcgcagacatggaccagtctactgaccaatcgcagacatggaccagtctactgaccaatcgcagacatggaccagtctactgaccaatcataGACATGGACCAGTCTACTGACCAGTCGCAGACATGGACCAGTCTACAGACCAGTCGCAGACATGGaccagtctactgaccaatcgcagacatggaccagtctactgaccaatcataGACATGGACCAGTCTACTGACCAGTCACAGACATGGACCAGTCTACAGACCAGTcgcagacatggactagtctacagaccaatcgcagacatggaccagtctactgaccaatcgcagacatggaccagtctactgaccaatcacagacatggaccagtctactgaccaatagcagacatggaccagtctactgaccaatagcagacatggaccagtctactgaccaatcatagacatggaccagtctactgaccaatcatagacatggactagtctacagaccaatcacagacatggaccagtctacagacagcagacagacacatttaTCAAAGGAAGAGTGAActatatcagacagatgtgaaGAAGGTAAACTCTTAATCAAACTAACAGtaacagttgaagctgccagatgcaggaagaacagctggtgaAAGAAACTCCAGATGTTTGAATGATTCAATTAAcaaacttattaatttaacggaacactcaacaGTCAGATATactcgtctagatataaataactctctctgtctctgtccacctgtctgtctctctgtctctctctctctgtctctgtgtctgtccacctgtctgtctctctgtctctgtgtctgtccacctgtctgtctctctgtctctgtgtctgtccacctgtctgtctctctgtctctctctctctctgtctctgtgtctgtccacctgtctgtctctctgtctctgtgtctgtccacctgtctgtctctctgtctctgtgtctgtccacctgtctgtctctctctctctgtctctgtgtctgtccacctgtctgtctctcaggtgtTGCAGCAGTGTGTGAGCAGCAGACAGTCTCTGGATGTGTCTCAGCTGATGAAGGTCAGAGGACGAGTCGTCTGCTCTCAGCGGTCCGACGCCGCGTCGTTCGTCCTCAGCTGGTCGGCCGTTTGTCCGTCCGTCGGCGTGGACGTCCAGCCGGTCAGAGCCGTCCCCATCATACCCACCGCTCTGCTGAGGAGTCTGACCAGCGTCAACCGGCCGCCGCCGCACGCCGCCAACCATCAGAGAGGCTTCCTCACCATGGACCAGAccaggaagctgctgctgctgctggagacggATCCTAAAGCCTCCAACCTGCCGCTGGTCGGACTGTGagtcaccttcatcaccttcatcacataCACCCTCAtgttcatcaccatcatcaccttcatcacataCACCCTCAtgttcatcaccatcatcaccttcatcacataCACCCTCAtgttcatcaccatcatcaccttcatcacataCACCCTCATGTTCATCatgttcatcatcttcatcaccatcatcaccttcatcacataCACCCTCATCTTCATCCTGTCCATCAGATCCAGGTTGAGGAGGTCTCTTTGTCTTCTAAGCTGctggtcctcctctcctctcctcctctcctcctctcctcctccccttccctcctctcctctctcctctcctctcctctctcctctccttctctcctcctctccttctctcctctcctccttctctcctctcctctctcctctccttctctccttctctcctctcctccttctccttctctcctctcctctccttctctcctcctctccttctctcctccttctccttctctcctctcctctccttctctccttctctcctcctctcctcccctcctctcctcctctcctcctcctctcctctccttctctcctcctctccttctctcctcctctccttctctcctctcctccttctctcctctcctctctcctctccttctctcctcctctcctcctctcctcctctcctcctctcctcctttaaCTGATGTGTGATGTTGCTGTTTGTCTTCAGCTGGCTGAGTGGAGTCACACAAGTCTACAACCCTCATGTGTGGGTCTGGTGTCTGAGGTTCCTCTACAGCTCCGCCCTCCGAGACAGGTGAGTCTACCTGTCCAGTCTGGTTCAGTCCAGTCTGGTTCAGTCCGGTCTGGTCCGGTCCGGTCTGGTTTAGTCCGGTTCGGTCCGGTGGATGTCACTGAGTGTTCCTGTCATGTTTCAGAGTTCTGTCAGAGAGCAGCTGTTTCCTCCTGGTCCTGTTCGGCTCCACCCACAGAGCTCCTCAGTTCTTCCAGTGTCGAGGACCGGGACCGAGACCGGGACCAGAACCACAGCTGGACTACCAGCTGCTGACCAGCTCCCAGTGTGTCACCCTGTACCAGGTAACAACACACTGACACCACAGAGACCGTAGTGCTGCCTCTTGATGAATGTGGACTGATGTGGACCGATGTGACCTTCAGCAGGTGGTCTCGGTGGAGGGCCGGTCTCTGCGGTGTGAGCTGGGTTCAGAGGACCACAGCAGACAGACGAAGGTGTTCAGAGAGGCTCAGACCTCCTTCAGCAGGTACCTGGATGTTAGGTAGACCTGAACcagctctcagccaatcagagcgcttGTTTTGTTGACTCggtcctctctgtcctcagagCCGCCCCCCCAGCTGCCGGGCTGTCTGTCAGCGATCAGGATTCTGGAGTCGAGGACGAGGATCTGTCTCCACGGCCGTCCCCGAGCCCCCACCCCCCCGCTCAGCAGGTCACCACCGTTACTTACATCACATCTGTGACATCACCGTGACATCAGCGTAGTGTCGGCCAATAGCAGCAGCTGTTCTCTGTTTCAGGCTCGGAGGGTTCGGCCGTCGGTTCCTGAACTGTCTCTGCTGATTGACAGCAGCTTCTCCTCCAATCAGAACGCCCGGCAGGATCCTGGCTCCGCCcacagacctcctcctcctccccctgctgctgctgacaggaagtctgctcctcctgctgctgacgGGAAGTCTGCTCcgcctcctcctgctccccctgctcctcctcctcctgctcctcctcacctccacaGCACCCCCAACTCTAACCTGCAGCAGCcctgctcctgctgctcttcCCACACCTACAACTGcacctccatcttctcctcccCAGGATTCcaccctgctgctcctccatcctcccatcacatcactcctcctcctctctccagtcTCCAccctgctcctccatctccatcctcccATCACCTCACTCCTCCTTCCTCCAGTCTCcaccctgctcctcctcctccatcctcccatcACCTCACTCCTCCTTCCTCCAGTCTCcaccctgctcctcctcctcctcctccatcctcccatcacctcactcctcctccttcctccagcAACCATCCAACTAGTCCTTCagctcctccctcctccatccgtcctctgtcctcccatccccacactcctcctcctcccgcccCATGGCGTGGTgactccccctctcctcccccctgGTTCTCCCGTCCCTCCTGTGTGAGTCGCTGCTGTGATCAGGTGGGAGGAGTCGTCCCGTCTGACACCTaccagctcctcctccatcaggaGCGCCAGCTCCGCCTCCTTCAGGAGCAGGTGAGAACAACAGGAGTCGTCGTGGTTACAGGAATCGTCGTGGTTACAGTGTTGAGGTTAAAGATGAACTGACTGTTTGATGTCTGACGTCTTCAGGTCCAGATGTTGCTGGAGGCTCAGGGGACACTTCAGTCCTCCGGTCGGCAGGTCGACACTCAGACACCCAGGAGCACCGCCAGCATCGCTGTGgggacaggtgagacagacaggacTGACGGGACAGGTGAGACTGACAGGACAGGTGAGACTGACGTGATGGGACAGGTGAGACCAACAGGACAGGTGAGACTGACGGGACAGGTTAGACCGACGGGACTGACGGGACAGGTGAGACCGACGGGACTGACGGGACAGGTGAGACTGACGTGACGGGACAGGTGAGACTGACGTGACGAGACAGGTGAGACTGACGGGACGGGACAGGTGAGACTGACGTGACGGGACAGGTGTACACAGGTGTAAGTCAGCATCACAGCTCTGTATATTGTTTccgtctcctctctggtcttcaGGAGCCAGTCTGTTCTGGGGGGATCCCGTCCCGTCCCCCCTCCCCCATCAGGAGGTACaggctcctcctccctcctcctcctcctcctcctcacacgaCGACCTGTCCGTCATCGGGCCTGTGGGCGGAGCTGAGGACAGTGACATCACAGGTCAGGAGGCTGGTCAGCACAGGTGAGACTGATGGAGACAGGTAGCTGTTAGCATCAGGTAGCTGTTAGCATCAGgtagctgttagcatcacatAGCTGTTAGCATCTGGTAGCTGTTAGCATCATGTAGCTGTTAGCACCACATAGCTGTTAGCATCAGGTAGCTATTAGTATCACATAGCTGTTAGCATCATgtagctgttagcatcacatagctgttagcatcacatAGCTGTTAGCATCATGTAGCTGTTAGCACCACATAGCTGTTAGCATCAGGTAGCTGTTAGCACCACATAGCTGTTAGCATCAGgtagctgttagcatcacatagctgttagcatcaggtagctgttagcatcaggtagctgttagcatcatgtagctgttagcatcacatAGCTGTTAGCATCAGGTAGCTGTTAGCATCACGTAGCTGTTAGCATCCCATAGCTGTTAGCATTAGGTAGCTGTTAGCATCACgtagctgttagcatcacatAGCTGTTAGCATTAGGTAGCTGTTAGCATCACgtagctgttagcatcacatagctgttagcatcacatAGCTGTTAGCATCACGTAGCTGTTAGCATTAGGTAGCTGTTAGCATCACgtagctgttagcatcacatagctgttagcatcacatAGCTGTT
Proteins encoded:
- the stil gene encoding SCL-interrupting locus protein homolog isoform X3, encoding MPHLVLVEKALRLAQRHARHSNKPRLLCFLLGSVSVDADEEGVTVTLDRFDPGRDQAGASGRVPSAPLLPGDVPVPCWFSSSQTETTSEAVVQSEAELHRCFKVLQQCVSSRQSLDVSQLMKVRGRVVCSQRSDAASFVLSWSAVCPSVGVDVQPVRAVPIIPTALLRSLTSVNRPPPHAANHQRGFLTMDQTRKLLLLLETDPKASNLPLVGLWLSGVTQVYNPHVWVWCLRFLYSSALRDRVLSESSCFLLVLFGSTHRAPQFFQCRGPGPRPGPEPQLDYQLLTSSQCVTLYQQVVSVEGRSLRCELGSEDHSRQTKVFREAQTSFSRAAPPAAGLSVSDQDSGVEDEDLSPRPSPSPHPPAQQARRVRPSVPELSLLIDSSFSSNQNARQDPGSAHRPPPPPPAAADRKSAPPAADGKSAPPPPAPPAPPPPAPPHLHSTPNSNLQQPCSCCSSHTYNCTSIFSSPGFHPAAPPSSHHITPPPLSSLHPAPPSPSSHHLTPPSSSLHPAPPPPSSHHLTPPSSSLHPAPPPPPPSSHHLTPPPSSSNHPTSPSAPPSSIRPLSSHPHTPPPPAPWRGDSPSPPPWFSRPSCVSRCCDQVGGVVPSDTYQLLLHQERQLRLLQEQVQMLLEAQGTLQSSGRQVDTQTPRSTASIAVGTGASLFWGDPVPSPLPHQEVQAPPPSSSSSSSHDDLSVIGPVGGAEDSDITGQEAGQHRVGGLQSPVLGESVSMYGPADEQHSFYHNLMSQLTSRLQEEEESRRSSLSVLSSSSHSSQSRRRRRSCGGDPVVGATVRRLQQLGVDVDQEDLTESERRIHQTVESSSTLASINPAAVLSRLSVSDPTASSLFHGGSVDLSLEANAIALRYLSDATLSRLSLGGPAPRPGSASSSNDSLLSPSNMSLATRKYMRRYGLIEEEEEEEEVREAAARQPLTEALNVKLLPQSQLIRDLRPKMQLLAGGAEPNASDKENRSGRRPSLARASGPQTEGSVGNILDLSRLRQLSKLF
- the stil gene encoding SCL-interrupting locus protein homolog isoform X4 yields the protein MKVRGRVVCSQRSDAASFVLSWSAVCPSVGVDVQPVRAVPIIPTALLRSLTSVNRPPPHAANHQRGFLTMDQTRKLLLLLETDPKASNLPLVGLWLSGVTQVYNPHVWVWCLRFLYSSALRDRVLSESSCFLLVLFGSTHRAPQFFQCRGPGPRPGPEPQLDYQLLTSSQCVTLYQQVVSVEGRSLRCELGSEDHSRQTKVFREAQTSFSRAAPPAAGLSVSDQDSGVEDEDLSPRPSPSPHPPAQQARRVRPSVPELSLLIDSSFSSNQNARQDPGSAHRPPPPPPAAADRKSAPPAADGKSAPPPPAPPAPPPPAPPHLHSTPNSNLQQPCSCCSSHTYNCTSIFSSPGFHPAAPPSSHHITPPPLSSLHPAPPSPSSHHLTPPSSSLHPAPPPPSSHHLTPPSSSLHPAPPPPPPSSHHLTPPPSSSNHPTSPSAPPSSIRPLSSHPHTPPPPAPWRGDSPSPPPWFSRPSCVSRCCDQVGGVVPSDTYQLLLHQERQLRLLQEQVQMLLEAQGTLQSSGRQVDTQTPRSTASIAVGTGASLFWGDPVPSPLPHQEVQAPPPSSSSSSSHDDLSVIGPVGGAEDSDITGQEAGQHRVGGLQSPVLGESVSMYGPADEQHSFYHNLMSQLTSRLQEEEESRRSSLSVLSSSSHSSQSRRRRRSCGGDPVVGATVRRLQQLGVDVDQEDLTESERRIHQTVESSSTLASINPAAVLSRLSVSDPTASSLFHGGSVDLSLEANAIALRYLSDATLSRLSLGGPAPRPGSASSSNDSLLSPSNMSLATRKYMRRYGLIEEEEEEEEVREAAARQPLTEALNVKLLPQSQLIRDLRPKMQLLAGGAEPNASDKENRSGRRPSLARASGPQTEGSVGNILDLSRLRQLSKLF